The Venenivibrio stagnispumantis region AGATTTATCAAGAGGTAAGAAAGATGAGAAAAAGAGAAGATAAGAAAAAAGAGCCACTTTATATGATAGGTGCAGTTGCAAGGATGTTTAATATACATCCTCAAACACTTAGATTATATGAAAGAGAAGGATTATTAACCCCTTCCAGAACCCAAGGAAGAACAAGATTATATTCACAGGAAGATATTGAAAGGTTAGAGTTTATACTATTTTTAACAAGAGAGCTTGGTGTTAATCT contains the following coding sequences:
- a CDS encoding heat shock protein transcriptional repressor HspR — translated: MRKREDKKKEPLYMIGAVARMFNIHPQTLRLYEREGLLTPSRTQGRTRLYSQEDIERLEFILFLTRELGVNLAGVDAILRMKEQIEQLQLQIEYLIDYINEEIKKRFEEDLQAQKNALVKLPKFDIVKIEDYIYNKYKKEEGK